CACCGCAGTGGAAAAGACGCTGGGGCAGCGCGGCAAGGTGGCGGAATTCATCAACTACTGGATTCCGCCGCTCCCCTGATCGCGCGGGGCTGAATGAACGGGGAGCAGCGGAGAATGTCTCCGCTGCTCCCCGTTTCTCGTCAATCACTCCGGGTCGGCAGATGGCCATCCGTGTCATGGATCGTTCGGCGGGCGCGGCGAAGATCGCACCACGCTCCATGCCTTCGTTGATCGAACGAATCCGCCGCCTCGGACAGCGGGCCCCCCGAATCGTCCGCTGTCGCGTCCACAATCAGAGCTCAAACTGCATCATGGGACGTGTGCCGCATCCGCCGCCCGCGCTGAGGTCTCCCCCTCTCCCGCTTGCGGGAGAGGGGGCCGGGGGGAGAGGGCTGCCGGCCGCCGCGCCACACCCTCCGAAACGGGATGAGTTGTCCTTCTCACCGCTCCCGTTCGTGGCGCCTTGTGGATGCGGATTCATGCGGATTGTCATCCCGGGGGACAAAAGCCTTGTGTCAGGGCATCAAGTCATATTATGAATCAGGCTCACACGTCGAACTTGTCCCGCATGGACGGCTGATGCCCCGGTTTCTTTCGCTCGTCTCCATTCTCCCGCGCCGCGCCCTCATCATCCTCGGCGCGCTTCTGCTGGCGGCGGGGGACGCCGCCGCGCAGGCGGCGCCCTACGTCACGGACCGCGCGGAGCGGTCGCGGTTCGCTCTCGCGGCGGGCGGGCGGCCGGTGCCGCTGCACGTGTCCGCGGGGGAGCACGCGGGCGTGGTGCGCGCCGCGCGCGACCTGCGCGCCGACATCGAGCGGGTGACGGGCGCCGCGCCCGAGCTGGCCGTGGGCGACGTTCCCGCCGCGCGGCAGATCGTCCTCGTCGGCACGCTGGGGAGCGATCCGGTCATCGACGGGCTGGTGCGCGCGGGAAAGCTGAACGTGTCGGCCGTGGCGGGAAAGTGGGAAACGTTCGTGCTGCAGGTCATCGAGCGGCCCCTCCCCGGCGTGGACCGCGCGCTGGTGATCGCGGGCAGCGACAGGCGCGGTACCATCTTCGGCATCTACGAACTTTCGCAGCAGATCGGCGTCTCGCCCTGGTACTGGTGGGCCGACGTCCCCGTCCGTCATCAGCCAGAACTGCACGTTTCCCCCGCGCGGCACACGCTGGGCGAACCGGCGGTGCGCTACCGCGGCATCTTCATCAACGACGAGGCGCCCGCGCTCAGCGGCTGGGCGCGCGAACGGTTCGGCGGGTTCAATCACCAGTTCTACGAAAAGGTGTTCGAGCTCAT
This genomic interval from Longimicrobium terrae contains the following:
- a CDS encoding lasso RiPP family leader peptide-containing protein, which gives rise to MQNHKKPYTAPTLTAHGTAVEKTLGQRGKVAEFINYWIPPLP